Proteins from a genomic interval of Bos mutus isolate GX-2022 chromosome 15, NWIPB_WYAK_1.1, whole genome shotgun sequence:
- the LOC102268850 gene encoding olfactory receptor 5P1 translates to MEAGNHTSVTEFILLGLTEDPTLRVLFFVVFLGIYVVTLIGNISIITLIRSFSHLHTPMYLFLSHLAFVDIGYSTSVTPIMLIGFLRHRLPLLVAGCEAQLCSVVMFGTAECFLLAAMAYDRYVAICLPLLYSTHMSPRVCVDLVGVSHLGGCVNACTFASCLLTLSFCGPNQVDHFFCDFSPLLKLSCSDVSIIEIIPSISSGSIIAVTVSVIALSYICILNTILKMRSTEGRHKAFSTCTSHLTAVTLYHGTITFVYVMPKSSYSTEQNRVVSVFYTVVIPMLNPLIYSLRNRDVKEALRKHIQRKTCS, encoded by the exons ATGGAGGCTGGAAACCACACCAGTGTGACAGAGTTCATCCTTTTGGGGTTAACAGAGGATCCTACACTTCGCGTTCTCTTCTTCGTGGTATTTCTAGGCATTTATGTTGTCACCTTAATAGGCAATATCAGCATAATCACTTTAATAAGAAGTTTTTCCCATCTTCACACCCCCATGTACCTCTTCCTCAGTCATTTGGCTTTTGTAGACATTGGGTATTCCACATCAGTCACACCTATAATGCTTATAGGATTCCTCAGACATAGACTGCCCCTCCTTGTTGCTGGCTGTGAAGCCCAGCTCTGTTCTGTTGTCATGTTTGGGACAGCTGAGTGCTTCCTGCTGGCtgccatggcctatgaccgctatgtggccatctgcttGCCCCTGCTCTACTCCACCCACATGTCCCCCAGAGTCTGTGTCGACTTGGTCGGGGTATCCCACCTGGGTGGGTGTGTCAATGCTTGCACATTTGCTAGTTGCTTACTGACTCTGTCTTTCTGTGGGCCAAATCAGGTAGACCACTTTTTCTGTGACTTCTCCCCTCTGTTGAAACTTTCCTGCTCAGATGTCTCCATCATTGAAATTATCCCTTCCATCTCTTCTGGCTCCATCATTGCGGTCACAGTGTCTGTCATAGCTCTCTCTTACATCTGCATCCTCAACACCATCTTGAAGATGCGCTCCACTGAAGGGAGACAcaaggccttctccacctgcacCTCTCACCTCACCGCGGTCACTCTCTACCATGGAACCATTACCTTCGTTTATGTGATGCCCAAATCCAGTTACTCAACTGAGCAGAACAGAGTAGTGTCTGTGTTCTACACAGTGGTGATCCCCATGTTGAACCCTCTCATCTACAGTCTGAGGAACAGAGATGTAAAGGAGGCCCTGAGAAA acatatccagagaaaaacatgttcCTAA
- the LOC102264910 gene encoding LOW QUALITY PROTEIN: olfactory receptor 5P1-like (The sequence of the model RefSeq protein was modified relative to this genomic sequence to represent the inferred CDS: substituted 1 base at 1 genomic stop codon) produces the protein MEAGNHTSVTDFILLGLTEDPTLCVIFFVVFVGIYVITLIGNISIIILIRSCSHLHTPMYFFLSHLAFVDMGFSTSITPMMIIGLLKHRLALPVAGCEAQLCSGVTFGTTDCFLLAAMAYDRYVAICLPLLYSTHMSPRVCVVLVGACYLGGCVNAWTFGSCLLTLSFCGPNQVDHFFCDFSPLLKLSCSDVSIIEIIPSISSGSIIVVTVSVIALSYICILNTILKMRSTEGRHKAFSTCTSHLTAVTLYYGTITFIYVMPKSSXSTEQNKVLSLFYTVLIPMLNPLIYSLRNRDVKEALRKQVSEYILRIYS, from the coding sequence CACACCAGTGTGACAGATTTCATCCTTTTGGGGTTAACGGAGGATCCTACACTTTGTGTCATCTTCTTTGTGGTGTTTGTAGGCATTTATGTCATCACCTTAATAGGCAATATTAGCATAATCATTTTAATAAGAAGCTGTTCCCACCTTCATactcccatgtacttcttcctcagtCATTTGGCTTTTGTAGACATGGGGTTTTCCACATCCATCACACCTATGATGATTATAGGACTTCTGAAACATAGATTGGCCCTCCCAGTTGCTGGCTGTGAAGCCCAGCTCTGTTCTGGGGTCACATTTGGGACAACTGATTGCTTCCTGCTGGCtgccatggcctatgaccgctatgtggccatctgcttGCCCCTGCTCTATTCCACCCATATGTCCCCCAGAGTCTGTGTCGTCTTGGTTGGGGCTTGCTATCTGGGTGGGTGTGTGAATGCTTGGACATTTGGTAGTTGCTTACTGACTCTGTCTTTCTGTGGGCCAAATCAGGTAGACCACTTTTTCTGTGACTTCTCCCCTCTGTTGAAACTTTCCTGCTCAGATGTCTCCATCATTGAAATTATCCCTTCCATCTCTTCTGGCTCCATCATTGTGGTCACAGTGTCCGTCATAGCTCTCTCTTACATCTGCATTCTCAACACCATCCTGAAGATGCGCTCCACTGAAGGGAGACAcaaggccttctccacctgcacCTCTCACCTCACTGCAGTCACTCTCTACTATGGAACGATTACCTTCATTTATGTGATGCCTAAATCCAGCTAATCAACTGAGCAGAACAAAGTGCTGTCTCTGTTCTACACAGTGTTGATACCTATGTTGAACCCTCTCATCTACAGTCTGAGGAACAGAGATGTAAAGGAGGCCCTGAGAAAGCAAGTGTCAGAATATATTCTTAGGATCTATTCTTAA